The sequence CGACTTTGAGCCATTCGGTGGAAAGCGACCGACTGCTTGGACTGCAGGCTTTCTCAGAGATATAGCTTCTGAAATCGTGTGCGGCAAGACTCCATCCACAAAAATCAGTGAGTATTTTGGTGATGATATGCCTTTTATCACAATTCCAGATATGCATGGTGTTGTATATGTCACATCCACAGAGCGGTCGTTGTCGAAAGCAGGTTCTGTTTGAAGCTATCAAGCACAATCAGCAGGGGAATGCCTTTCTTGCAATAACCCGTGACACCCTTTTGCCCCGCCTGATGTCCGGCAAAATCGACGTCTCTAATGTTGACATCTAAACCGCTAAACAATGATTTATCGCTTTATTAATATCAATTTTATTGTCAAGAGTAGAAAGCACATTAGCAATCCTAATTTGTATGGCAAGTGGTAAAATAGGGACTTCATACTGCATTATTGCCTCTTTATCACCGCGTGGCATCTTAGTTCCTTTGGCCGTGGTGGTAGCATAATCGAAAAAGTTGTCACTCGACAGTAAGTAATAGAGAAATCTTGGATTGCAATTTTTCCTTGCTCTCATTACCAGTACATCATTTGAGCAACCGCCTTCACGGTCAGCAAACCATATCTTGCGAAAGTAAGGGCGTATGTTAGATACTAACACATCAGTTGTTCGATAAG is a genomic window of Acidilutibacter cellobiosedens containing:
- a CDS encoding restriction endonuclease subunit S; the encoded protein is MISKLSDLCYFAYARVPVADLDLKTYISTENMLPNRGGVTYATRLPTVFQVQAYRTTDVLVSNIRPYFRKIWFADREGGCSNDVLVMRARKNCNPRFLYYLLSSDNFFDYATTTAKGTKMPRGDKEAIMQYEVPILPLAIQIRIANVLSTLDNKIDINKAINHCLAV